In the Shewanella sp. OMA3-2 genome, one interval contains:
- the yjgA gene encoding ribosome biogenesis factor YjgA codes for MKIVGDSEHFQQPYDNDEEYVSRTGFKKESEEAQALGMRLVALSKTQLDRMGLDEFLYDAVLKSKVIKQKTEAYRRHLQYIGKLMRNYDHEPIAAALDKVLNKNNNEAGQIQLFEKMRDRLLNNGDTEIQTLMDDHPQLDRQKLRQFVRQANKELTQGTESKSAKELFKYLRSEIT; via the coding sequence ATGAAAATTGTTGGTGATTCTGAGCACTTTCAGCAACCGTATGACAACGATGAAGAATACGTCAGCCGTACTGGATTTAAAAAAGAAAGTGAAGAAGCGCAGGCGTTAGGCATGCGTTTGGTGGCATTAAGTAAAACTCAGTTAGACAGAATGGGACTAGATGAGTTTTTGTACGATGCGGTGTTAAAAAGTAAAGTGATTAAGCAAAAAACAGAAGCTTATCGCCGTCATTTGCAGTATATAGGCAAATTAATGCGTAACTATGATCACGAACCTATTGCCGCTGCATTAGATAAAGTATTGAATAAAAACAACAATGAAGCTGGGCAAATACAGCTGTTTGAAAAAATGCGCGATCGCTTACTTAATAATGGCGACACTGAAATTCAAACATTGATGGATGACCATCCACAACTTGATCGTCAAAAGTTACGTCAATTTGTGCGCCAAGCTAACAAAGAGCTGACCCAAGGCACTGAGTCTAAATCAGCCAAAGAACTGTTTAAATATTTACGCAGTGAAATAACTTAG
- a CDS encoding Ig-like domain-containing protein: protein MSGCNGAADDTETGTTTEDYAISLSFQAIVDGKCNDATSQQSFYLNEQFCAVATLKNGNTVASGQLVEFVLPFGSASPASKLTNTNGQASSIISSTVTNAGELSVRFTPANSSVVSASRNFEFLALSTTAPTESVTIAASIAHAAGTVTRFKVDQAVQLQATLLDSNNQGIADQLVTFAAGSASLAPAAALTNSSGKAVVAYTPKHTELGASTLVVSTNYQGKAVTGSSFYEVLSADEVTPTGLLKMGRWVSNTEFYEGELSTTLPVDSNGIYQVSAGGTFGVTATIVTDNSDGTFSRLQTPTSVTFSSDCSANNKASLDSPVTTLSGSAGSTFSDTSCSGNSERSDQIIATAMVGTTALTANIDFTLSRQTLASLSFISAEPDQIRIKGAGGTGSSESSLVTFMVTSANGQPTAQQTVNFNLDTVIGGLSFANGQPTDKSITNAQGLVSVRVLSGTVPTLVRVVAKATDIDTNEIITSQSEQLTVNTGLPQQLGFSISPSEYNPEAGSQNGKQVTITVYASDSFGNPAPDDTVVNFTAEGGQIQPSCLMQGGSCNVTWTSSNPRVADNRITILAYALGHETFFDTDGDNMFGEEDGGAIALACLDINSNPAACTGNGMDIETYHPTGFVDLGDAFRDDDETGSYTPGEKFFNASAGSSYGGPDTQFNGPQCLRTDGICGTDQANKTYIRKAFVLTMSGSTAVMQFNQDGTPLNANFSNITPIAANGRSTFTIKLTDNANQILPAKTTVNVTATEGEVLFSGYTVPNRTLADGTHTSFILKHAGVTGVSIVTVTATTPSGIETKVSFNVTLL from the coding sequence ATCAGCGGTTGCAATGGCGCCGCTGATGATACTGAAACAGGAACAACCACTGAAGATTATGCAATTAGCTTGAGTTTTCAGGCTATAGTGGATGGAAAATGTAATGATGCTACTAGCCAGCAATCATTTTATCTCAATGAGCAATTTTGTGCGGTTGCCACCCTCAAAAATGGCAACACTGTCGCATCGGGACAACTAGTTGAGTTTGTTTTACCTTTTGGCAGCGCCTCACCTGCCTCAAAGCTAACAAACACCAATGGCCAAGCAAGTTCTATCATTAGCTCAACCGTGACCAATGCGGGTGAGTTAAGCGTACGATTTACCCCAGCCAATAGCAGTGTGGTGAGTGCCAGCCGTAACTTCGAGTTTTTAGCCTTAAGCACAACAGCCCCTACAGAGTCTGTCACTATTGCCGCCAGTATTGCCCATGCTGCGGGTACAGTTACACGCTTTAAGGTTGATCAGGCAGTACAATTACAAGCCACCTTACTAGACAGCAATAACCAAGGTATCGCAGACCAATTGGTGACCTTTGCAGCAGGCAGCGCCAGCTTAGCCCCCGCAGCGGCATTAACCAATAGTAGCGGTAAAGCTGTGGTAGCCTATACACCAAAGCACACTGAATTGGGTGCTAGCACGTTAGTCGTCAGCACCAATTACCAAGGTAAGGCTGTTACCGGCTCAAGTTTTTATGAAGTATTATCAGCAGATGAAGTCACCCCCACAGGTTTATTAAAAATGGGCCGCTGGGTATCTAATACTGAATTTTATGAAGGTGAGCTGAGTACCACACTACCCGTTGATTCTAACGGTATTTATCAAGTCAGCGCCGGTGGCACATTTGGAGTAACGGCGACTATTGTTACTGATAATAGCGACGGTACCTTTAGTCGTTTACAAACACCCACTAGCGTCACGTTTAGTTCTGACTGCTCAGCGAACAACAAAGCCAGTTTAGATTCCCCGGTAACCACTTTATCAGGCAGTGCTGGTTCGACGTTTTCTGATACCAGCTGCAGTGGCAATAGTGAACGTAGTGACCAAATTATTGCCACTGCTATGGTAGGCACCACTGCATTAACAGCAAATATTGATTTCACCTTAAGCCGCCAAACGCTAGCCAGTCTTAGTTTTATCTCAGCTGAGCCCGATCAAATTCGAATTAAAGGCGCCGGTGGTACTGGCTCAAGTGAATCATCATTAGTGACCTTTATGGTGACCAGTGCCAATGGCCAACCAACCGCGCAGCAAACGGTTAACTTTAATCTTGATACGGTTATAGGCGGCCTCAGCTTTGCAAATGGCCAGCCAACAGATAAAAGTATTACCAATGCCCAGGGCTTGGTTAGTGTGCGAGTTTTATCGGGCACTGTACCTACCCTGGTACGCGTCGTCGCTAAGGCGACCGATATTGATACCAATGAAATCATTACCAGTCAATCTGAGCAGTTAACCGTTAATACTGGATTACCGCAGCAGCTTGGCTTTAGTATTTCTCCCTCTGAATATAATCCTGAGGCGGGCAGTCAAAATGGTAAACAGGTCACTATTACTGTCTACGCATCAGACAGCTTTGGTAACCCTGCCCCCGATGACACTGTGGTTAACTTCACCGCAGAAGGCGGCCAAATACAGCCTTCATGTTTAATGCAAGGTGGCAGCTGTAATGTCACTTGGACATCTTCAAACCCACGCGTAGCAGATAACCGCATTACGATTTTGGCTTATGCTTTAGGTCATGAAACCTTCTTTGATACCGATGGCGATAATATGTTTGGTGAGGAAGATGGCGGCGCAATTGCACTAGCTTGTTTAGACATCAACAGTAATCCTGCGGCCTGTACAGGCAATGGTATGGACATTGAAACCTATCACCCAACTGGTTTTGTCGATTTAGGCGATGCCTTTAGAGATGATGATGAGACCGGGAGTTATACCCCAGGAGAAAAATTCTTTAATGCATCGGCAGGTTCAAGCTACGGTGGCCCAGACACTCAATTTAACGGCCCACAATGCCTGCGAACTGACGGTATATGTGGCACAGATCAAGCCAATAAAACCTATATCCGTAAAGCTTTTGTGCTCACCATGTCAGGTTCTACTGCGGTGATGCAATTTAACCAGGATGGCACGCCGTTAAATGCTAACTTTAGTAATATAACGCCTATCGCTGCTAATGGCCGTTCAACATTTACCATTAAACTTACCGATAATGCCAATCAAATATTACCAGCCA